In the genome of Methylophaga nitratireducenticrescens, one region contains:
- the lptF gene encoding LPS export ABC transporter permease LptF yields the protein MPVLRQIFVERFSLIDRYMLREFLISLTAVIGVLWLIYVATRFARYLAQAAVGNLPAEVIFNLLWLNSFGALSVLLPIGTFLAVLLSLSRMSSDNELTVIAACGIDGNRILRNVVVFSGAMAIITGSLALLIVPDVLSGRYEIEQKAKVAANTTGLIAGSFKESQNGDWTFYSQQLSEDKTHMENIFIEIHRDEKPLIFRAKRGRFDIEAESGDKYLVLEDGYRYEGNAGDLDFRIAEYATHSMLIERGESVQVREKHKSLPTAVLWERGEPQDLAEIQWRVSSAVMTVILSVIAITLAHTGPRQGRYAGFFPAVLVYVIYSNLLGVTRAWVEKGDLAPWIGAIWVHLLMISIMLMLQNRLKFKRFWQQRKRLKTA from the coding sequence ATGCCCGTCCTAAGACAAATATTTGTTGAACGTTTTAGCCTGATTGACCGATATATGCTGCGAGAGTTTTTAATTTCTCTGACAGCCGTCATCGGTGTGCTATGGCTGATTTACGTAGCGACACGTTTTGCCCGCTATCTGGCTCAGGCGGCTGTGGGCAATTTACCGGCAGAAGTCATTTTCAATCTGCTATGGCTGAATTCCTTTGGCGCGTTATCCGTATTACTGCCGATTGGTACTTTTTTAGCAGTATTGCTCAGTTTGTCACGAATGAGTTCAGATAACGAACTGACGGTGATCGCAGCCTGCGGTATTGATGGTAATCGTATATTACGCAATGTTGTTGTTTTCAGCGGTGCAATGGCGATTATTACCGGCTCTTTGGCATTGCTGATTGTTCCAGATGTCTTATCAGGGCGCTATGAAATCGAACAGAAAGCCAAAGTGGCTGCTAACACAACGGGACTGATTGCGGGCAGTTTTAAAGAAAGCCAGAATGGTGATTGGACCTTCTATTCACAACAGCTCAGCGAAGATAAAACCCATATGGAAAATATCTTCATTGAAATTCATCGAGATGAAAAGCCTCTTATATTTAGAGCCAAGCGGGGACGTTTTGATATTGAAGCCGAGAGTGGCGATAAATATCTGGTTTTAGAAGATGGCTATCGCTACGAAGGTAATGCTGGTGATTTGGATTTCCGTATCGCGGAATACGCAACACATAGTATGCTGATTGAACGTGGCGAGTCGGTCCAGGTTCGTGAAAAACATAAATCCCTACCCACTGCGGTGTTATGGGAGCGCGGAGAACCTCAGGATTTGGCTGAAATTCAGTGGCGGGTTTCCAGCGCTGTTATGACGGTCATTTTGAGTGTGATAGCCATCACCCTGGCACACACTGGACCAAGGCAAGGACGTTATGCCGGATTTTTCCCAGCGGTATTGGTCTATGTGATTTATAGCAATTTATTAGGTGTGACCCGGGCGTGGGTGGAAAAAGGTGATTTAGCTCCGTGGATAGGAGCGATTTGGGTACATCTTTTAATGATTAGCATTATGTTGATGTTACAAAATCGCCTGAAATTTAAACGATTCTGGCAACAACGTAAGCGACTGAAAACAGCATGA
- the lptG gene encoding LPS export ABC transporter permease LptG, translating into MILQRYISKTILASTALVLVVLMSLYTFMDFITELDDLGKGDYQLLDVLAYLALSMPKRIYELLPVAALLGSVIGLGTLASQSELVAMRAAGISVKDINKAVLMVAGILMVIAVVLGELVRPITEQKALQIQTASQTGTEGSHSEFGFWTRDGNHFNHIERIHRDGRFEGIKVYEFDDKHQLRIVTKAREARYDNNEWLMFDVVQSTIDENGVEVRAIERAKWRSKLNPGMLNIVVVPPEFLPVWNLMEYVSYLKSNHQAVSQYQLAFWSKIMMPLSSAVMVFLAVPFIFGPLRSAPIGGRILVGALVGIGFHLFNQSFQHMGLVFGVLPWLAASLPTIIFAGIGMVMLRRAR; encoded by the coding sequence ATGATTTTGCAACGTTATATTAGTAAAACCATCTTAGCTAGTACGGCTCTAGTATTGGTGGTATTGATGTCGCTATATACCTTTATGGATTTTATTACCGAGCTGGATGATCTGGGAAAAGGTGATTATCAATTGTTGGATGTATTGGCCTATCTTGCATTGTCGATGCCTAAAAGAATTTATGAACTCCTGCCAGTTGCTGCTTTGCTGGGAAGTGTGATTGGTTTGGGAACATTGGCGTCGCAAAGTGAATTGGTGGCAATGCGGGCGGCCGGCATCTCAGTGAAAGATATTAATAAAGCCGTTTTGATGGTTGCCGGTATTTTAATGGTTATTGCTGTCGTTCTTGGTGAGCTGGTCAGACCTATTACGGAACAAAAAGCCTTGCAGATCCAAACTGCCTCACAAACAGGAACCGAGGGAAGTCATTCTGAATTTGGTTTTTGGACTCGTGATGGCAATCACTTTAACCATATCGAACGAATTCATCGCGATGGCCGCTTTGAAGGTATTAAGGTCTATGAATTTGATGATAAACATCAATTGAGGATTGTGACTAAAGCCAGGGAAGCTCGTTACGATAACAATGAATGGCTGATGTTTGATGTAGTACAAAGTACGATTGATGAAAATGGCGTGGAGGTGAGGGCGATAGAACGGGCCAAATGGCGCTCAAAACTTAATCCTGGCATGTTGAATATTGTTGTGGTCCCACCCGAATTTTTGCCGGTATGGAATCTGATGGAATATGTTTCATATCTGAAGTCCAATCATCAGGCGGTAAGTCAATATCAATTGGCATTCTGGAGCAAAATTATGATGCCATTGAGCTCGGCTGTGATGGTGTTTCTGGCCGTGCCGTTTATCTTCGGTCCATTACGTTCAGCTCCGATTGGTGGACGTATTCTGGTTGGTGCTCTAGTTGGGATTGGCTTTCATTTATTTAACCAGAGCTTCCAGCATATGGGTCTGGTTTTTGGTGTTTTACCATGGTTGGCGGCCTCCCTGCCAACAATCATCTTTGCCGGCATCGGCATGGTGATGCTGCGAAGAGCCCGTTAG
- a CDS encoding LPS-assembly protein LptD encodes MRKLIILSAGFVSCFAPPVSAEPYHVPSHCPRPDADYFLAEDALTEQSDVDVQADTAQLVDLGTSVFTGKVDVRRGGQQLNANRATYNQTTGKVTAQGDVRLRDSQMSIFGDQAEWNLDEDRGTLIDAEYQTKQMNARGEASHVTRQGVQSTQLKNATYTTCMEDDEFWKLKAGDVDLDHEEGVGRAYDVVLRIKDVPVFYTPYISFPLSDERKSGFLIPSIGSSNETGFDVSTPYYWNIAPQMDATLTPRYMSDRGLMLNGEFRYLTSQSEGLIDAAFLGSDSLRQNGDEINPNYNEDRKHFSFQQNGHYGSSNRWRTLVDYNYVSDRDYLEDFSSNLSLSSTTHLNRLLNVNYYGDIWNFGARVQGYQNLLEDVEDPYQRLPQLTLNGLLPDQAYGLSYEFKSEFTAFDHDNRVSGQRFNLEPGISMPMGTAGFFMTPRVALKQSYYSLDNLSGQTRFEDSTINRTLPVVSLDSGLVFERPLKFAGDSWIQTLEPRAFYLYIPYRNQDNIPLFDTNLRTFGMGSMFSHDRFTGPDRVGDANQVTVGLTSRFINEETGREKLRMTLGQIQYFSDRKVNLRQDVKETRSDSDFIAEAVASITEEWALAGQIQWDPDSTTSNMSSLQLRYRGENGGVFNIAHRYRRDDGLNRFPIEQADVSGSLPINDQWSIIGRYYRSLMDNTTLEALAGVEYHSCCWATRVVFRDYINDIDADSRNKAIYFEIELKGLGRFGKKSGGLLEESIRGYE; translated from the coding sequence ATGCGCAAACTGATAATTCTATCTGCAGGTTTTGTTTCCTGTTTTGCTCCTCCTGTTTCCGCAGAGCCATACCATGTGCCCAGTCACTGCCCCCGACCAGACGCCGATTATTTTCTTGCTGAAGACGCACTCACTGAACAAAGTGATGTTGATGTTCAAGCGGATACCGCTCAGTTGGTTGATTTGGGTACTTCGGTTTTTACCGGCAAGGTTGATGTGCGTCGTGGAGGGCAGCAGTTAAATGCCAATCGTGCCACTTACAATCAAACCACTGGTAAAGTGACTGCTCAGGGTGATGTACGTTTGCGCGATAGTCAGATGTCGATATTTGGTGATCAGGCGGAGTGGAATCTCGATGAAGATCGCGGCACGTTGATTGATGCCGAATATCAAACCAAACAGATGAATGCGCGCGGGGAAGCGAGTCATGTGACTCGTCAGGGTGTGCAGTCAACCCAATTAAAAAACGCAACCTATACAACCTGTATGGAAGACGATGAATTCTGGAAACTGAAAGCCGGAGATGTCGATCTGGATCACGAAGAGGGTGTCGGCCGGGCTTATGATGTTGTTTTGCGTATAAAGGACGTTCCGGTTTTTTATACGCCATATATCAGTTTTCCGTTAAGTGATGAACGTAAATCAGGTTTCTTGATCCCTTCAATTGGTAGTTCCAACGAAACCGGTTTTGATGTCAGCACACCTTATTACTGGAACATTGCACCGCAAATGGATGCGACTCTGACACCACGTTATATGTCAGATCGTGGCTTGATGTTGAATGGTGAGTTTCGTTATCTCACGTCGCAATCTGAAGGCTTGATTGATGCAGCTTTTTTGGGCAGTGACAGTCTGCGTCAGAATGGTGATGAAATAAATCCCAACTACAATGAAGACCGGAAACATTTTTCATTTCAGCAAAATGGGCATTATGGCAGTAGCAACCGCTGGCGAACCCTGGTTGATTATAATTATGTATCGGATCGGGATTATCTGGAAGATTTCAGTAGTAATTTAAGCTTGAGCAGTACCACGCATTTAAACCGATTATTAAATGTAAATTATTACGGTGATATCTGGAATTTCGGAGCAAGAGTGCAGGGATATCAAAATCTGCTGGAAGATGTTGAAGATCCTTATCAACGATTGCCGCAATTAACATTGAATGGTTTACTTCCTGATCAGGCGTATGGACTTAGCTATGAATTCAAATCCGAATTTACCGCTTTTGATCATGATAACAGGGTTTCAGGGCAGCGGTTCAACCTGGAACCAGGTATCAGTATGCCGATGGGTACAGCTGGCTTTTTTATGACACCTCGGGTCGCGTTAAAGCAGAGTTACTACTCGCTGGACAACCTGAGTGGTCAAACCCGTTTTGAAGACAGCACTATTAATCGGACTTTACCTGTTGTCAGTCTCGATAGTGGATTGGTTTTTGAACGGCCCCTTAAATTTGCTGGTGATAGCTGGATTCAGACTTTAGAACCACGAGCATTCTATCTTTATATTCCCTATCGTAATCAGGACAATATTCCACTTTTTGATACCAATCTGCGTACCTTTGGTATGGGCAGCATGTTCAGTCATGATCGTTTTACCGGGCCTGATAGAGTTGGTGATGCCAATCAGGTAACAGTGGGCTTGACCAGTCGCTTTATTAATGAAGAAACGGGTCGTGAAAAATTACGAATGACATTGGGACAAATTCAGTACTTTTCGGATCGCAAAGTTAATTTAAGACAGGATGTCAAAGAAACCCGCTCAGATTCTGACTTTATTGCTGAAGCTGTGGCAAGTATTACAGAAGAATGGGCGCTGGCTGGACAGATTCAATGGGATCCTGACAGCACCACCTCTAATATGTCTTCGCTGCAATTACGCTATCGCGGAGAAAATGGTGGTGTATTCAACATTGCTCATCGCTATCGGCGGGATGATGGCTTGAACCGTTTCCCGATAGAGCAGGCTGACGTATCAGGAAGTCTGCCGATTAATGATCAATGGAGCATTATTGGCCGTTATTATCGTTCTTTAATGGATAATACGACGTTAGAAGCTTTGGCAGGTGTTGAATATCATAGTTGTTGCTGGGCTACCCGAGTAGTTTTTCGAGATTATATTAATGATATTGATGCCGACAGTCGCAATAAAGCCATCTATTTTGAAATTGAGCTGAAAGGCCTGGGGCGATTTGGTAAGAAATCCGGTGGCCTGCTTGAGGAAAGTATTCGTGGCTATGAATAA